ACTGCTCGATGCGGAAATCCAGGCCTATCATGGCAAGGGCACATGCACCTTCTACGGCACCGCCAACACCAATCAGATGATGATGGAGGTGATGGGCCTCCACATGCCCGGCGCCGCCTTCGTCAATCCGGGTACCAAGCTTCGGCAGGAATTGACGCGGGCTGCGGTGCACCGGCTGGCGGGCATGGGCTGGCGTGGGCAGGATTACCGCCCGCTGGGCCATTGCGTCGATGAAAAGGCGATCGTCAACGCCGCGGTCGGCCTGCTCGCCACCGGCGGCTCGACCAACCACCTGCTGCATGTCCCGGCGATCGCCCGTGCGGCGGGCATCGTCATCGATTGGGAGGATTTCGACCGCCTCAGCCGGGCAGTACCGACCATCGCCCGCGTCTACCCGAACGGCTCGGCGGACGTGAACGCGTTCGAGGCGGCGGGCGGCATGCCCTTCGTCATCCGCGAATTGTTGTCGGCCGGGCTGCTGCACGGAGACATTCGGACGGTGAGCGGCGACAGCCTGGCGGCCTATGCCGACAAGCCCGCGATCGTCGACGACACGCTCGCATGGGAACCGGTCGGCGACAGCGGCGATACCAGCATCCTGCGTCCCGTTGCGAAGGCCTTCTCGCCGGACGGCGGCATGCGTATTCTGGCGGGCAATATCGGCCGGTCGTGCATCAAGGTCTCCGCGGTCGATCGCGAACGCTGGGTGATCGAGGCGCCGGCACGCGTCTTCCATGATCAGCTCGATGTGATCGAGGCGTTCAAGCGCGGCGAACTGGAGCGGGACGTCGTCGTCGTCGTCCGCTTCCAGGGCCCGCGGGCCAACGGCATGCCCGAATTGCACAAGCTCACGCCCCCGCTCGGTGTGTTGCAGAATCGCGGGTTCAAGGTGGCGCTGGTCACCGATGGCCGCATGTCGGGTGCGAGTGGCAAGGTGCCGTGCGCGATCCATTGCTCGCCCGAAGCGCTCGGCCATGGCGCGATCGGCAAGATCCGGGACGGCGATATCATCCGCGTCGATGCGGTCAACGGCACGCTGGACGCGCTGGTCGATCCCGCCGAATGGCTGGAACGGCCGCTCTGCGACGCGCCGGGCGCCGCGACCGGCATGGGCCGCGAACTGTTCGGCATGTTCCGCGGTCTGGCGGACGAAGCCGAAAAGGGCGCGTCGGGGATGCTGGCGGCAGCGGGGCTGTAGCGGAGTAGCGTCCTCGCTCATCGCCGCCTGCGGCGCTCCTTCTCTCCCATCGGCAGAGGGAAGAGACGGCGCAGTCGGTGATAGGGTGAGGGTGGAACGATAGGAGAGAAGAATGCAACTCGTCAGCGTCGACATCGGTGGCACCCATGCCCGCTTCGCCATCGCGGAGGTGGCGGACGGCCATGTCGTCTCCCTCGGCGAACCGGTCACGCTGAAGACCGCAGAGCATGCCAGCCTGCAGACCGCGTGGCAGGCCTTCGCCGCGCGCCATGGCGGCGACCTGCCCAGGGCAGCGGCGATCTCCGTCGCGTCGCCGATCACGGGTGACATCATCCGCCTGACCAACAATCCCTGGGTGATCCGCCCATCGCTAATCCCCGAACGGCTGGGCGCCGACGTCTATACCGTCATCAACGATTTCGGCGCGGTCGGCCATGCCGTCGCGCAACTGCCCGCGGAGGATTTCGAACACCTCTGCGGCCCTGACACGCCGCTGCCGACTCAGGGCGTCACCACCGTCTGCGGACCCGGCACCGGCCTCGGCGTCGCGCAGGTCTTCAAGACCGAGGGCGGTCCCTATCACGTCCTCCCGACCGAGGGCGGCCATGTCGACTACGCGCCGCTCGACGGGATCGAGGATGCCTTCGTCAAGCGCCTGCGCCGCACCTACACCCGCGTCTCGGCCGAGCGCATCTGCTCCGGCCCCGGCATCATCGCGATCTACGAAACGCTCGCCGAGATGGAGGGCCGCGCCGTCCCCAGCCGCGACGACAAGACGATCTGGACCGAGGCGATCGAGGGCACCGATTCGATCGCGCTCGCCGCGCTCGACCGCTTCTGCCTTGCATTGGGCGCGGTCGCGGGCGATCTCGCGCTGGCGCATGGCGCAAAGGCGGTGGTGATCGCCGGCGGGCTCGGTCTTCGGATCAAGGACAAGCTGATCCGTTCTGGCTTCGACCAGCGGTTCCAGGCGAAGGGCCGGTTCCAGACATTGATGGCGGGCATCCCCGTCAAGCTCATCACCCATCCGCAGCCGGGCCTGTTCGGCGCCGCCGCTGCCTTCGCCCAAGAACATTCGTGAGGAATCCCAGCATGACCGACATCGCCACCATCATGCAGACCAGCGCCGTCATCCCGGTGCTGGTCATCGACGACGCCGCGACCGCCAAACCGCTGGCCGAGGCGCTGGTCGCTGGCGGCCTGCGCGTGCTGGAGGTGACGCTGCGCACCCCCGCCGCGATGGAGGCGATCGCCGAGATGAAGACGGTCCCCGGCGCGATCGTCGGCGCCGGCACCGTCGTCAGCGAGGCGCAGGCGCGGGACGTGATCGATGCGGGCGTCGAATTCATCGTATCGCCGGGCCTGACCGAACGGCTCGCCCGTCCGATCATCGATGCCGGCGTTGCCTACCTCCCCGGCACCGCCACCGCGGGCGACATCATGCGCGGCCTCGACCTCGGCCTCACCCATTTCAAGTTCTTTCCTGCCGAGACCTCCGGCGGGCTGAAAGCGCTGAAGGCGCTCGCCGCGCCCTTCTACCAGTGCAAATTCTGCCCGACCGGCGGCATCACCGAGGCGTCCGCGCCCGAATGGCTGGCGTTTGACCCCGTCCTGTGCGTCGGCGGCAGCTGGGTGACCGGCGGCGCGATGGCCGACGTCGAAGCGAAGGCGCGCGCCGCAAGCGCCCTGCGCGGCTGACGCGATCATAGGCGTCCCCGCCCGCAATGTCCGAAAGGGACATTGCGGGCGCGGTCGTAATCCGTATATCGTTCATATGCGGATCACCAATGTTGCCGGAGCCCATGCGGGTTATGATGCGGAACTGACCCCGGACGCGATCCTGACCCTGACGATCCGTGGCGTGTGGACCCGCGATGAGGTCGACGCTTTCTTTGCAGCATTGACGCCCTTGTATCACGAGGCGCGGCGGCGAAGCGGCACGACCCGGACGCTCGTCATCGTCGAGACGGTGCAATCCCCCGCCATCGCCCTGCACGTTCGCAGCCATGCTCTGGCGCTGAAGCAACCTGGCGACCGGCGCGCGTTCGTCGTCACCAGCTTCCTGTCGAAATTGCAGATCAGGCGACTGGCGACGACGGAGGCATTCGGACTGTTCACCGATCGATCGGCCGCGGAACGGTGGCTGCTCGGTCAGGCCGCCTAGACCCGCTTACCGCCCGCCGTCATTGCCAGCAAAGTGGGGCATTCTGGTGTTCCCAGAAACGCCTTAGGCAGATTGACCTCGAACGCCACGACGGGGTCGCTCCCGTCGACGTCACATCTCGCCGCGCTGGCGGCGGATGGCATACCATTTGCGCACGTTGGCGTTATGCTGGTCGAGCGTGTCGGCGAAGACATGTCCGCCGGTACCGTCCGCGACGAAGTACAGCGCGTTGGACTGCCCCGGATCGAGCACCGCGTCGATCGATGCGCGTCCCGGATTGGCGATCGGACCGACCGGCAAGCCTGCCTCGGCATAGGTGTTATAGCCGTTCTTCGCGCGCAATTCGGAGCGCAGGATGCGGCGACCGAGCGGGCGGCCCCTGGTGATCGGATAGATGACGGTCGGATCCGCCTGCAGCGGCATGCCGCGCTTCAGCCGGTTGGCATAGACCGCGGCGACCATCCGGCGTTCCGAGGGCTTGCCCGTTTCCTTCTCGACGATGGAGGCAAGGACGATCGCCTGGGCAGGCGTCGTCACCGCGATACCCGGCTTTCGCTTCGCCCATGCTGCCGCCAGATAATCGCGCATCGCCTTCTGCATGCGCGCGACCACGGCGGCACGCGTATCGCCGCGCTGGAAGGCGTAGCTGTCGGGCAGCACCGAACCTTCCGCCGGCACGGGGACGCTGCCGGTCAGGCCGTCCGCCTTGGCCAGCGCGTCATGCACCAATACCGACGGATAACCCTCCGGCACCACAACCAGCCGCTGGAGCACCTTGCCGCCCTGCAACATCTTGAGGATGTCGGACGGGCTGGTGCGCGCGGGAATGCGATATTCGCCGGCCTTGATCGGCTCGCCCGATCCGAACACGCGCGCCAGCAGGCGGAAGCGGCTGGCGGATCGTATCGCGCCGGCCGCTTCCAGCTGCCGTGCCGCCGCGGCCAGGCTGCTGCCATCCGCAACCTGCACGGTCAACGTGCGCGCGGCGGGCCCGTTGCCGCCCCACCCCTGGACCACCAGGAACGCCGCGACCAGCGCCGCCAGGCCGATCAGCAATCCGATACAGCCGACCTTGCGCACGGGGTCAGATCGCCTTCATCACCAACGACGCATTGGTACCGCCGAAGCCGAAGGAGTTGTTCAGCACCGCCTTCACCGGCCGCTTCTTGGCCACGTGCGGGACCAGGTCGACACCGACGCAATTGTCGCTGGGATTGTCGAGGTTGAGCGTCGGCGGCACGATGCTGTCGCGCATCGCGAGGATGCAGAAGATCGATTCGACCGCGCCGGCACCGCCGAGCAGATGCCCGATCGCCGATTTCGTCGACGACATCGACACACCGTTCAGCGCATCGCCGAACAGCCGCCGTACCGCGCCCAGTTCCAGTTCGTCGCCGAGCGGCGTCGAGGTGCCGTGCGCGTTGATGTAATCGATATCCTCTAGGGCAAGGCCCGACTTCTTCATCGCCATTTCCATCGACCGGAACGCGCCCGATCCCTCGGGATGCGGTGCGGTGACGTGATAGGCGTCGCCCGATAGGCCATAGCCGATCACCTCGGCATAGATCTTGGCGCCGCGCGCCTTGGCCCGCTCATATTCCTCCAGGACGACGACGCCGGCGCCCTCGCCCATCACGAAGCCGTCGCGGTCCTTGTCCCACGGGCGGCTCGCGCGCCACGGTTCGTCGCGAAAGCCGGTCGACAGCGCGCGCGCCTGGCCGAAACCGGCGATGCCGATCGGGCAGACGGTGCTTTCCGCACCACCCGCCAGCATGACGTCGGCATCGTCCATCGCGATCATCCGTGCGGCATCGCCGATCGAATGCGCGCCGGTCGAGCAGGCGGTGACGACCGCATGGTTCGGGCCCATCAGGCCGTATTTGATGCTGACCTGACCCGAAATCAGGTTGATGAGGCGGCCGTGGACGAAATGCGGGCTGACCCGCTTCGGCCCCTTGGCGGCAAGGACGAGCGATTCGCTCTCGATCCCCGGCAGGCCGCCGATGCCGGAACCGATCGAACAGCCGGCGCGGAAACGCTCGGCTTCGCTCATCTCGGTCAGGCCCGCGTCCTCGAGCGCCTGTCCCGCGGCATCGATGCCATAGACGATGAAGGGGTCGACCTGGCGCTGGATCTTGTGGTCGACGCGCTTGCCGGCGTCGAAGCCATATTCGTGGTCCTTGGGCTTTACCTCGCAGGCATAGTTCGACTGGAAGTCGGTCGCATCGAAACGGGTTATCGTCCCCGCCCCCGACTTGCTCGCGATGATATTGGCCCAGGCCGTCTCGACGTCCGCGCCGAGCGGCGTCACGAGGCCCAATCCGGTTACGACAACGCGCCGCATACCCTTCACTCCATCCAGTCCATTACGCCACCGGTCGCATGACCTGCGACCGGCTGTTACGAAAAACGGCCCCCCGCCCTCTTAGCCCGGGGACGGGGAGCCGTTCAGATCCGGCCCTTGGCGGGCGCGGGCAAGGCGAAAGCCATGCCCCAGGCTATTACGCCTTATGCTCGTCGATGTAGGTGATCGCGTCCTTGACGGTCGTGATCTTCTCGGCGGCATCGTCCGGGATCTCGACCCCGAACTCTTCCTCGAACGCCATGACGAGCTCGACGATGTCGAGGCTGTCGGCACCCAGGTCGTCGATGAAGCTCGCGTCCTCGGTCACCTTGTCGGCTTCGACGCCGAGATGCTCGACGACGATCTTCTTCACGCGGTCGGCGGTCTCGCTCATGTTCTTGTCCCTCTTCACGTTGGGGGTGTTTCGTTGTTCCTGGACGCCCGTAGAACGCAGGCGTTCGGGTGGCAAGCGTCTGTTAAGGGTCGGCCGCGTGCGGCCAACCCGCCGCCTGCCTAGATCATGGCCATGCCGCCGTTGACGTGCAAGGTCTGTCCGGTGACATATCCTGCCTCGCGGCTGGCCAGATACACCACCGCCGCACCGATATCGTCGCCCGTGCCAAGGTCGCCGGCAGGAATGCGGCCCAGCAGCGCGGCTTTCTGCGCCTCCGGTAGCCCGTCGGTCATGGCCGACCGGATGAAGCCCGGCGCGACGCAATTGACGGTGATGTTGCGGCTGGCGAGCTCCTGCGCCAGCGCCTTGGACATGCCGACCAGCCCGGCCTTGGACGCGGCGTAATTGGCCTGGCCCGGGTTACCGGTCTGTCCGACGACCGACGTGATCGAGACGACGCGGCCGAAGCGCTGCTTCATCATCGGCTTGGCGGCGGCACGGATCAGCCGGAACGCGGCCTCCAGGTTGACGCGGATCACCTGATCCCATTCGTCATCCTTCATCCGCATCGCGAGGTTGTCGCGGGTGACGCCGGCGTTGTTGACCAGGATGTCGAGCCGCCCGCCCAGCGCCTGCACCGCCTCCGGCACCAAAGCATCGACCGCCGCGGCATCCGATAGGTTGCACGGCACCGCGACATGATCACCGCCGAGGGAGGCGCGGAACGCCTCCAGCTTGTCGGCATTGCTCCCCGACACCGCGAGCCGCGCCCCCTGCCCCGCCAGCGCCTTCGCGATCGCGGACCCGATACCCCCGACGCCCCGGTGACGAGCGCGGTCATGCCTGTAAGATCGAACATTCTTTAACCTCCAAAGGTTTGTTCACGCGGAGGCGCGGAGGCGCGGAGGAAGAAGAATAGTCATTAACCACCCGCTTCACGCCCTCCTTCAGCGTTTCGCCTCCGAAGTTCACGATCAGCCCTACGGGCTGGTTCAGCAATCTGAGGTACGTCAGCAATTGCTTGGCGTGAGCGGCGCTCAGCCGCTCGATCGATTTGATTTCGACCACCAGTCGCTCATCGACGAGCAGGTCGATGCGGAACGCGCCGACAAATCGCTGGCCATCGAATACGATGTCGACCGGCCGTTGCCGTGCGACACTATAGCCCATCGCGGAGAGGCGACCGGCCAGCACGGTTTCGTACACGCTCTCGAGCATGCCGGGACCGAGCTCGCGATGCAGACGAAGTGAGAGGTCGAGGACGTCGCCGCTTATCGCGTCAATATCCCTCACTTCTTCTCCGCGCCTCCGCGCCTCCGCGTG
The sequence above is a segment of the Sphingomonas insulae genome. Coding sequences within it:
- the edd gene encoding phosphogluconate dehydratase is translated as MNSEVSAVTDRIVERSRESRATYLALIERERDNGARRPQLGCANLAHAYAGTEEDRDTLRADTGMNIGIVTAYNDMLSAHAVYYRYPELMKVWAREVGATAQVAGGVPAMCDGVTQGYPGMELSLFSRDTIALSTAIALSHGTFEGAALLGICDKIVPGLLMGALRFGHLPMLLIPGGPMPSGLPNKAKAAVREAYAEGKAGREELLDAEIQAYHGKGTCTFYGTANTNQMMMEVMGLHMPGAAFVNPGTKLRQELTRAAVHRLAGMGWRGQDYRPLGHCVDEKAIVNAAVGLLATGGSTNHLLHVPAIARAAGIVIDWEDFDRLSRAVPTIARVYPNGSADVNAFEAAGGMPFVIRELLSAGLLHGDIRTVSGDSLAAYADKPAIVDDTLAWEPVGDSGDTSILRPVAKAFSPDGGMRILAGNIGRSCIKVSAVDRERWVIEAPARVFHDQLDVIEAFKRGELERDVVVVVRFQGPRANGMPELHKLTPPLGVLQNRGFKVALVTDGRMSGASGKVPCAIHCSPEALGHGAIGKIRDGDIIRVDAVNGTLDALVDPAEWLERPLCDAPGAATGMGRELFGMFRGLADEAEKGASGMLAAAGL
- the mltG gene encoding endolytic transglycosylase MltG, producing the protein MRKVGCIGLLIGLAALVAAFLVVQGWGGNGPAARTLTVQVADGSSLAAAARQLEAAGAIRSASRFRLLARVFGSGEPIKAGEYRIPARTSPSDILKMLQGGKVLQRLVVVPEGYPSVLVHDALAKADGLTGSVPVPAEGSVLPDSYAFQRGDTRAAVVARMQKAMRDYLAAAWAKRKPGIAVTTPAQAIVLASIVEKETGKPSERRMVAAVYANRLKRGMPLQADPTVIYPITRGRPLGRRILRSELRAKNGYNTYAEAGLPVGPIANPGRASIDAVLDPGQSNALYFVADGTGGHVFADTLDQHNANVRKWYAIRRQRGEM
- the glk gene encoding glucokinase; protein product: MQLVSVDIGGTHARFAIAEVADGHVVSLGEPVTLKTAEHASLQTAWQAFAARHGGDLPRAAAISVASPITGDIIRLTNNPWVIRPSLIPERLGADVYTVINDFGAVGHAVAQLPAEDFEHLCGPDTPLPTQGVTTVCGPGTGLGVAQVFKTEGGPYHVLPTEGGHVDYAPLDGIEDAFVKRLRRTYTRVSAERICSGPGIIAIYETLAEMEGRAVPSRDDKTIWTEAIEGTDSIALAALDRFCLALGAVAGDLALAHGAKAVVIAGGLGLRIKDKLIRSGFDQRFQAKGRFQTLMAGIPVKLITHPQPGLFGAAAAFAQEHS
- a CDS encoding GxxExxY protein, whose product is MRDIDAISGDVLDLSLRLHRELGPGMLESVYETVLAGRLSAMGYSVARQRPVDIVFDGQRFVGAFRIDLLVDERLVVEIKSIERLSAAHAKQLLTYLRLLNQPVGLIVNFGGETLKEGVKRVVNDYSSSSAPPRLRVNKPLEVKECSILQA
- the eda gene encoding bifunctional 4-hydroxy-2-oxoglutarate aldolase/2-dehydro-3-deoxy-phosphogluconate aldolase, with the protein product MTDIATIMQTSAVIPVLVIDDAATAKPLAEALVAGGLRVLEVTLRTPAAMEAIAEMKTVPGAIVGAGTVVSEAQARDVIDAGVEFIVSPGLTERLARPIIDAGVAYLPGTATAGDIMRGLDLGLTHFKFFPAETSGGLKALKALAAPFYQCKFCPTGGITEASAPEWLAFDPVLCVGGSWVTGGAMADVEAKARAASALRG
- the fabF gene encoding beta-ketoacyl-ACP synthase II codes for the protein MRRVVVTGLGLVTPLGADVETAWANIIASKSGAGTITRFDATDFQSNYACEVKPKDHEYGFDAGKRVDHKIQRQVDPFIVYGIDAAGQALEDAGLTEMSEAERFRAGCSIGSGIGGLPGIESESLVLAAKGPKRVSPHFVHGRLINLISGQVSIKYGLMGPNHAVVTACSTGAHSIGDAARMIAMDDADVMLAGGAESTVCPIGIAGFGQARALSTGFRDEPWRASRPWDKDRDGFVMGEGAGVVVLEEYERAKARGAKIYAEVIGYGLSGDAYHVTAPHPEGSGAFRSMEMAMKKSGLALEDIDYINAHGTSTPLGDELELGAVRRLFGDALNGVSMSSTKSAIGHLLGGAGAVESIFCILAMRDSIVPPTLNLDNPSDNCVGVDLVPHVAKKRPVKAVLNNSFGFGGTNASLVMKAI
- a CDS encoding acyl carrier protein; its protein translation is MSETADRVKKIVVEHLGVEADKVTEDASFIDDLGADSLDIVELVMAFEEEFGVEIPDDAAEKITTVKDAITYIDEHKA